CTTTATTTCTTGGTTCGTTTTCTAGGGAACAGCATGTATGTACTTCAAACGCTTTTATCTCAATAATTCTGTCATGGAGCATCATCCTAGGATAATAATGTAAGTTTTCCAACAAGAAACCAGACCTTTCCCCGTTTATTAATAGGCCAGGTAGATGCTTGGACATCGTAGGTTCCTTTTTTTGTATCGGTTATAAGAAATTGTAATACGTGAAAGCGGCACTGCTTGAATATAAATATCCGCATTGATAATCTAGGGCAGGTTTTGACAGATTTACTGCACATGTATGAACCAGCTGCAAAATACAGTGGCTGCCATGCTAGTACCGCAGGTTCACATGACGTTGTTTCGTGACCCTGCTGGACTACCAACTTTTTCAGTGcatgttaataataaaaaagatctAGCTCTGTTTGTAGGCATCTACTGGAAACACCAACTGACTCTTCATATCACGTGTAACCCTAAGCACATGGATGCAGTTTCTAGTAGACCCGGCGTATGGGCACTGACCGTTTAATTGATTTTCTATGTGATATATGttgtaattataataaatctAAACAAATATTAACACTATAGGCATTTACTTATCATTTGTTCATGTTGGCattcctttaaatgtttttttgtttgtctcaGGTTGACCTGTGTGTTCTTGGCTTGCAAAGTAGATGAATTCAATGTATCCAGTGCACAGTTTATGGGTAATCTAGGTGAAAATCCTCTTGGACAGGAGAGGATACTTGAACAGATCCTGGAGTATGAACTACAGTTGATCCAACAGCTGAATTTTCACCTTATAGTACACAATCCTTACAGACCTTTTGAAGGCTATTTGATTGATTTAAAGGTAATGTGAAATTGTGTTACAATCCTTAGACCTTTTGAAGGATATTTAATTGATATAAAGGTGATGTGAAATTGTTACGTTTCATTAGATTGTGTCTCTTTGGCGTTGGTAACATAGGTTAGCTTTGTCTTCTGGAGACTGCTCTGGGGTGTATGTGGTCTGAATTAGGATCAACACTTCATCTCGCTTATGATAAAGACTGCAGTACAAGCAATGCCTTTATATTGCTGAAATGGTACATCCATTTAATATCATCTGTtccaaaacaatgtttttcttcttaaaacaCAGTGCTGCTTGTTTACTTTAAGCATTTGTTTTATCACGTACCATTCTGCACAGTGTTATTGAACAGTCTTATTACATCAGGATTCTTAATCcaacacagaaaatattttactaatgaaagtctatgagaGAATGACTGCTAAATTAAAAAGGCAATCTACACTTGGGTAATAAccaaatcattaacacaaacGCCTACAATAGCGATCTCATGAATATTGTAATCTAACaatctgtttgttttatatagcaccatcaaattccgtagcgctgtacaatgggtagacagaacataacaagtagtatgtaacataacaatttcacttacagaaacaggtgaggagggccctgctcaaacaagcttacaatctagtttaTGGAACACACTTTACTTCGATGCTACCCTACTTTGTACCACACAGTGTTAATACTACAGTAGTCTAACATTCACAGAGATGCAAACATACTGTACCTGCTAAATCAACAGAGCTTTATACATAATCTAGTTCctgtttcaatatttttactacAGTAGTCTATCATTAACTGGTACAAATTGTGAGCTTTATAATGAGCTGCATTTCTTATTATGTAGAATTCTGTGTCGGTGTTCCTCAAACCAAACTACAGATTGAATTTTTATGAATATCTCAGcaacaaatttatatatatcgcaACAGATTGCATGGACAACTGGTATCCCTCCAGACTTGTGTGTCAAACACATGCCTTAGTAATgtgtttatcatttttattatgacCCCCCTCCCCTAGACTCGGTATCCTGTACTTGGGAATCCAGAAGTGCTTAGAAAAGCTGCTGATGACTTCTTGAATCGCGTTGCATTGACTGATGCGTGTTTACTGTTCACTCCATCACTGATAGCACTCACTGCGATATTATCCAGTGCTTCAAGGGCAGGACTGAATGTTGAAAGGTATGCCATGAACACTgataatagaaaaagaaaaaacaggcaGTGTTTTCCTATTTGAAGGTTGCGTTAATAACTAATGggatgcataattatttataatttttctaAATCTAAGCATGTGAAATAGTACCTTTTTAACTACTTTTGAATCCTATTTTTTCCCCCGATTGTATCATAGTTAAGCTTTCATTGTTTTATTCCATCTGTGAAATGTTTCAAAtcttcttactttttttttattattattctttccaGCTATTTAACAGATGTCCTTTCATTAAAGGATAACCGAGATGCCATGGCTCAATTATTAGATGGAATGAGACGTACGTTATTtctctttatacataactccTAAAGTCCATTTTGTGAGAGCACAAACCCTGTTAGAATAGGGAATGGAGGCGTGGATGCGGTTTACTAACAAACTATTTCTAATACAGGACTGAAGATATTGgttacaaaatatgaatatcCCAAGTCTGAAGATGTTGTGGTCTTTAAGAAGAAACTGGAGAAATGTCATAGCAGTGAGGTTGCCTTGAATGTTAACACGTATGTAGcgtctttttatatttatattgaaacACTCTCTCCCAAACAGTTTACAAGACAGGATTCTAGGACTGTTTAGACGTATTAGTCGTtgctttacaaaataatttcaaacCAGGCCCAGATTTTTGGCTTATTCTTCAGGGTGCGGTGAGGCGAACCACATCAGGGCCACATTTACAATAAAGGCGAGGGTAATTTTGTCAGTTGATCCATATAGATTTAGCAGAGCATTGTAAGCATctactatattttgttttaatgacgtgtgtatttgtttcttttgttttcctcacagaagaaagaggaaaggttttgAGGATGAAGGCTATGTATCAAAGAAGCCTAAAACTGAAGAGGTCTGTAAATGTGTGATAGGAAGTATTTCATTATTCATGTTTATGTTTTGAATGAACATGCAACCAAAGTAACTAGCCCTGTAATAGGTTCAAAGAAGCATAGTGTTTGAGGAGCAGTAGCcattcaaaatgtattaaatggagAATAAGTAATTGAAAACCCTTTTGTAGTCTGGTGGATTCATTTGGAGTTATGTATAAATAACTCTGGTACTAGGTTGGAGTAGTATTCTAAGCACCATACATCAATGGGATTTCACACTTTGTATCCAAATTGATACTAAAATGCCctcttattttatttcaggaaGAATGGAGTGATGATGATTTGGTTGATTCCCTGTGAGTGGGAGCCTGAGAAACAAGACATGGTTTCGGGCCGTATGgaactttttttgtatatacatgAACataaattttcttttaaaacctaTGCAGGTCAAGAGTATTTGATAATtaaattttgtaaattataCACTATGTATTTTGTCATTTGTCTCAGTTACAAAAGGTTAGTGATTATCCATATTAACAAAACAATGAACCTGCTGCCAGAAGAACGATTCAGCCCATTTTCCTGTGCAACATCCTCATGGGCAGTTCTATAGGTTGCTCCAGTCCTGCTAAAGATTCATATGTGCTAACTAAACAGCCTGTATGTTTTTTAGGCTATTCTAAACAGTTGTGGATGCTTCATGAACAATTATACTAAAGTGGCTCCTCCATTTCCTTTGAAATGTctcatgtatgtgtatacacacacacacacacacacacacacacatctgtaACAGTGGATAATTCTGTTATTAATGTGCACTCTAGGTGTCATACTCTGATGGAATATCAGACCCGTTCAGACTGTTATCAAGTCTTGGTCTTCTCATACATgctatttaaatataaacacaaacctgtataaacatataaatcatGCTTtcaatatatacactttatgtaCATATCCACCACCCATTTTTGTGGGTTCACATGACCCTGGTAAAATCTAGACAGGGATCGTTTGGGATGTTGTCACAATCccaagtgcttttttttcccggcgtatagtggcagtaccgttgggtttgctctcttccccgggacaaacactaaaaaagatagaaggggttaagctccaccccccccttaccctataactgCACGTACCGGCGACCAGCAGTCAGTTCTTTTTTGTCCCGCAGGGACGAGCACTGGGGATTCTGCTCCATTCTTCTGCCTCGGCAGCTTGGATCCGGATCGGCCGGCACACGGGTTGTGTCCGGCGAAAGGGGGTTCCTGCAAGTCCGTTCGCTCCCCGGGTGGGAGCTCGGCTGATCTTTGCAGCACCGCGTTACAGAGTGAATCTGTAGCGGTGATTTGTTTCAAGCAGGGGAGGAGCATGCGCAGTACagtggaacgcacgcccgggtggCTATGCGTTCCACTGATGATCCGGCCGTGCTACAGCGCATGCGCGGCTCGGATCATCcgattttggcgccaaattcaaaATTGGCTGCCTATTTTATGCTGTGCAAACCTGTCTGACCacaagagtgtgtgtcaggacaGGTTTCCGTGTTGTCTGAACCCCCCACACGGTTTTTGGTGATCTTTTTGATACgccaaaaaatatgttaacctTCATCTCCAGAGAAGGATAAAATGCCTTCGGCTCCTCCCTGAAAGGCTTCATGCATGTCTAAACAGTTGGCTTGCCTTGAATGTACCTCCTCTCCCAAACGGCTACAGGAGGAGATGTGCCAGCAGTGTTTAGCAGATATCCGGGCAAAAGAGAAACAGAAGGATATGCTGTCCTTTCCAGGATAATTTGTCTCAAACATTTCAGGCATTTAAGGAGGCTGCCAAACCAAGGGTGCACGTCAAGCGAAGTTCATCCACATCAGAGTTGTCGTCTGGGGAATGTTCGCgttcatctatggatgtgtcCAGTTCTGAAGGTTCAGAGTCGGAATCCGGTTTTCCTTCGCAAAAACTGGGGAAATTTGTTACAGGAGTAAACCAGATATGGTTGAATCCAGAAGCTAAGAAAAAGGGTTTTCCAATTTTGCCTCACCTAAGGGAATTTGCACAGCGTGAGTGGAAACATCCAAGTGATGTGTGTTTGTTTCTAGacacttttaaacatattttcaagcttTAAGATGACATCATGTGGGGAGAGCTTCCTAAGGGTGATGTCCAGATTGCTCAGTTGTCTAAGAAAACTACGTTGCCGATCAGAGAGGTTTCCGGCCTAAAAGATACCATGGACATAGGAGCAGAGACCGCTAATAGAAGAATCTTCCAAGGTCATCAAAGCAAAGCAACATCAGCTGGAGCAGCAGTAGCGAGAGCTCAAGGCTTATGGCTCCAGAAATTGGAAGACCACATTCTGGAGGATGCAGATAAGGATCTTTTTCACAACTTTTGGAGAATTTGAAGCTTTGTAATGAATTCTTGATGTCTAGCCTACATGGAACCGCAGGTATCCCTATTATAGGCAGAGATATTCCACGGCAGCGTGATCCTCACCGTAGGATAGATTTTTCTTTCAGAAACATAAAGATTCCAGATTTTACCCTTAACAGCTAGACAAGATAGGGCAAGACGGTTCTGTCAAAGTGGGAGGTCGCCTTCAGACTACCAGCAACCATGGATCCGTCAGATTATATCAGAAGGCTACACCATAAAATTTTGCAAGTCTCCATGCAATTGTTTCCTAGTATCCTCTTACCCAGCGTTGAACAAGTATGCAGCGTTTATTATAGCAGCATCTACACTCCTCGAGCAGGGAGTTATAGAAAACGTTTCAAAGATACAGGTTCCTGGTCCCATAGCCGGGGCACTCTTCATCCTGTACCGGATCTGAAGTCCATCAACAAATATATTCCATATCAACACTTCCGTGTGGAAACCATCTCTTCGGTTACTCAAATGATTCAGAGAGAAGATTATGTGGCTTCCCTAGACCTACAGGACGCTTACCTGCAGGTTCCAATAGCAGTAGAGTCAAGGAGATTTCTGAGATTTGCAGTGAAGACAAGCAAAGGTTTCCATCATTTTCGGTTCAAGGCGCTACCCTTCGGCCTATCAATTGCTCCAAGAGTCTTCACCAAGATTCTCACTCTGTTGGCGACAGAACTGAGATTGAGGGGAATAGCTGTGGTTCCATATCTGGACGACTGGCTTCTGAATGTAGCCAATTCACGCTTAACCCGACCACAGAGATCAAGTTTCTGGGGTTTCAGGTAAACTCAAGATCTCTACGCCTCTATCTTCCAATAGTCAAGGCCATACGCATTCGGCTAAGTGTCGCCGAGCTACAAGCGTATCCTCTCTGCTCTATCAGAAGGGTAATGAGCAGCTTGGGAGTTATGACTTCCACCATGCCGGCGATAGCCTGGGTACAGGCAAGAATGAGGCCTCTGCTATGGCACGTTCTGTCACACTGGTCCGGGACCGACGAGGATCTAGACAAGTACATTCTGATATCTCAGGATGTACTTCAACGACTAGAGTGGTGGAAGGTCAAAAGAAATTTGACAAGCGGACTGTCCTTCCAGCCCAAGCAGTGGCTGATAGTTACCATGGACGCATCCCAGACTGGTTGGGGAGCTCATTTCCAATTTCACACAGCACAAGGGAAGTGGTCAGTGCAGGAAGCGCGTCAATCGACAAACTTCAGGGAACTAAATGCCGTCTTCAAGGCTTAAGTACTCTTCAAACCGTGGATATTGAGCATCCCAGTGAAGATTCAATCCGACAACGCCACAACACTAGCCTATATTAACAGACAAGGAGGTATGAGAGTAACCAGTCTCCAAAGTTTATGCACAAAAATCATGCTATGGGCACATGAAAATCTAGAAGCTATCTCGGCGGTCCACATCAGAAGTCAGAACAATGTACTGGCAGAAACAGATGTTCTCAAGCAGATTGGTCCCTTCATCCGCCTATTTTCAAGGGTTGGTGGCAATAGTAGACCTGCCGGAAGTGGATCTCATGGCGACAAGACTGAATCGGAAAGTCCCTCTTTTTGCCTCTCTATACAGAATGGTTTTCCCTCCTTTTTTTGGATGGTCTGGAGATCAAGTGGCGATTCAACCTGGCATACATCTTTCCTCCGGTGTCTATGATTCCTCGAGTCTTGCTCAAAGTCAAGATGGACAAGGAAAGAGTACTGGCAGTTATCCCGTTCTGGCCAAACTGGAGCTGGTTTTCCCACCTTTGCCAGCTTTCGGTAACATATGGGGACCTTCCGTTGTCCGCAGACGTTTTGGAGACAAAGGGAATTCCACTCCACATCCTTCAAATGTTCAGATTGACGGCTTGGTTGCTGCAAGGCTGATCATGAAATATCAAGGTATAGACCCAGTTATGACTACTCTCCTCTTGGGGTCAGTAAATCTCTCTACATCAAGATTTTATCTAAGAACCTGGAGGAAATTTCTTGAATGGTGTCAGTCTCAAGGCCTGCAGTCTTCTCCTCCACCCATTCCGGTCATTCTGCGTGTTTTACATGTGGGATTTAAAGCGGGCCTCAAGGTTGCAACATTTAAAAGGGCAGATGTCTGCTCTTCGTCATTTTCTGCTACTCAATCTGGCGTCGGATCATTTCAttcggagattttttttttttaaggccatcACGATTAGAGACCTCCTGTTACATCGTTTTTTCCACCGTGAGATCTTACCGTTCTACTCAAGGCTCTATGCTCGACTCCGTTTGAGCTTCTCCAAGAGGTTTCACGTATATTCCTCTCCCTGAAGACAGCATTTTTAGTAGCTGTCACATCGGTACGACGGATTGAGGAACTCCAGGCTCTCTCAGCCTCAAAAGGTTTTTTCTCATCTTTCATCAGGACGACGTACTTATGTATCCGAGGCCGTCATTCCTGCCTAAAGTCTTATCTCAAGCTGCTATTAGCCAACCTATAGTCCTGCCAACGTTTTCTCCAAACCCTATGACACCAGAAGAAAGTGACTGGCACTGTCTAGATGTTAAGAGAGCTCTTACCATATTCTTGGGGCGTACCGCTTCCATTTCGCTCATCTGCCCATCTGTTCCTTTAGTTCCATGTAAGATCTTCAGGTCAAGCTGTATCTAAATCTACCCTGGCCAGATGGCTTCCATGCCATCCGGCTGGCATATGACTCCTGTGGTGCGACTATTCCTCCTCCGATTAAGGCTCACTCCACACGATCCTTCTCTGTCTCTTGGGCCTCCAGGTCTTCAGTCTCTCCGGAGAAGATTTGTGAAGCAGCAGCGTGATCCTCATGGAACACTTTCATTAAACATTACAGACTGGACATTTCCTCTGCTTCGGCAGCTGAGTTTGGACGTCAAGTCCTGCACGCTGTTCAGATCTAACTCCCtccctttttgggggggatcTTGCTATATCccaacggtactgccactatacgccgggaaaaacagtaattttactcaccgtaaattctcttttcccaagtatagtggcagtacaggtTTCCCTCCCTAATTTCGTTATAAGATAATGTTTTTCCATCCTTTGGTCCTCTTGTTATTAACTGACTGCTGGTCGCCGGTACGTGcagttatagggtaaggggggggtggagcttaaccccttctatcttttttagtgtttgtcccggggaagagagcaaacccaacggtactgccactatacttgggaaaagagaatttacggtgagtaaaattactgtttttttttttttttttgctttgtcaaaaataaaatatatacttttacacTCTGTCCTATGTGGATACAAGATACTACTATATGGACTATATTCTTGGGACACCTGAATACACCAAGagggatttttatgacattgcattctaaatacatgcaAAGGGGTCCAACTACATAACTGCTTCCACTCTAATGGGAAggctttatatattattttggagTAAAAAGCCACATCTGAGGCATACGCGattcagttttcaaacttggaattttgacatgttgaaaagtCTGTTCTGTATCCTGTTTAGGAGGCCTTTGAatccagccaattcaatttaccccatcaaaccataactagacaccacaggcaCTAATTTGACTATACTTTGCATAGGTTTGTTTGGTTGTGGGCTAAAAGGTAACTCTtttaattttgacatctggtcagctTGCGCCTCTGCCCTatttgtgactttttttaaaccagccaattcagtttaccccatcaatccatatatttttgaagactagacccCCCAATTGTAAGACTTGCTTTTTTTGCTCATAAGTTTCAAGAAAGACTTATGTTAATGTACTATTAAAGTACAAGTGGCAACCTTGATTGCTTTCTTGTCCAAAAGTCTTGCTGTGCATCCTTTAGTCCAGAGAATTATATGGGGCATATTCAATATCTCACTCAAGCCCTTATCTCCTGTGCCTAGCTGGGactttacatttggttaaacCGCTGCAAacgtattattttaaattactttttggcCAAAACAATGGTGTTAGCATAAAAGCAGTCACCTTATGCAGTGTtagtgtaaaaacacatctgtcATATTTACTGTGCAGGTAAGTctacaaaatgtatatgtacCTTATTGGCTTGAttattcttagaaaaaaaaaaactttgttatagatatgctgccactctgtccgtccgccccccccccgagatatgctgccattctgTCCCCTCcagataaccccccccccgagatatgctgccactctgtcccctccaGATAACCGCCCTCCCCACCCTAgacttaccaaagcagactccctggtgtctagcgggggacatctacacgaTACGCCTacacaacttccggtgccacCACTGCCAGGGGAAGTGccagcacgggaggttgtctaagcacatcacgcagatgttcaccggctgcggcgatgcaagcATTAACAACCTcaaacaaatcaaaaccaatgtggcttacctggaaagtaaaacaggaaataaagaataaacaattggcatttaagcattataaaagcgaggggtcggtagtatcatttatggcatacaaagatgccaacaaagcctgcaaaaaggagattaaaatggctaaactagaaaatgagaaatttaTTGCTAAGGAAATTAAAACCAATCCCAAGAAATGTTTCAAGTGAatggaaaaaagtaaaaggtagagaatgttggtaCGTTATTATAtgaaactggaaatttggttagtgaggacagagagaaagccgacatcttaaatgctttttttttccttctgtttataccaaggaagaaccaatgacggagcccctgctggctaattcTAAGGAACCGTTGCaacaaacatgggattggctgacacaagaaaaagtgctcaagcaattaaatactgttaaggtagacaaggcccctggaccggatggtaGACACCCAATGGTACTGAAGGAACTAAGCGTAATTCTGGACCAGCCACTATTGctaatctttagggattctttcagctcgggcatagttccattagattggcgcaaggcagatgttgtgcccatatttaaaaagggatcaaaatctcaaccgggtaattacaggccagtaagcttaacatcggtagtggggaaattatttgaagggttgctaaaggtatacattcaagatcatatcttgatccataatccaattagtagaagtcaacatggatttgtgaaagaccggtcttgtcaaaccaacctagtagcattctatgaagaagttagtaaaaatatagacctggggttggctgtagatgtgatttatctggactttgccaaggcgtttgatacggttccgcataaaaggcttaaattaacagaaataggcttaggggcaaatgtctgtatgtggatcagaaattggctaaaagatagaatgcagagggttgttgtgaatggatgtttctcagcatgtacgcaggtattaagtggagtgcctcaggggtctgtcctcggtcctcttctttttaatttatttataaatgatctcccaagctgcattaagagccatgtcacagtttttgctgatgacacaaaattaggccgggtaattcagactaatcttgatgtttctttattgcaggaagatttagacagagcTGGGGACtaggcgtgcaagtggcagatgaggttcaatatagagaaatgcaaagttatgcattatggtaaaaataataaaaatgcaacctattctttaaatggaatatccttgggggaaactaccaatgagaaggatttaggaataacggttgacaacagacttgaccaCAGTGtccaatgccagcaagcagctgcgagggccaatgaggttttggcatgcaaaaaaagaggtattgattcaagggagggggatatcatcttgcctctttacaggtcattggtaagacctcaccttgaaaatgcggtacaattctgggcaccggtccttaaaaaggacattatggaattagaaaaagtgcaaaggagggctacgaaatgaataaggggattgggagataatagttatgaagagagactaaaaaagttaaaattaccgtatttgctagattataagacgaggttttttccagagcaaatgctctgaaaaatccccctcgtcttataatcgaggtcgtcttctaatcagacctcattctgctggggccgtgctgcttaccgggctttggtcgcgtccgggagaacaggaagctagcacagtcctcacataacactacctccccccctcctttctctgggggcggggccagagaagttgctcgcacagccggacccctgcagaagtctgcgagtgggagatctgcagttcaggtaagggggtgggggagggtttttgcacaagtatggaatgaatgagtatttaaatgtttgtgaatgagcgtgtgtgtgatagcatggatgtgtaaggggggtgggggtggtagcatggcatagggaggctgtaatcacactactatcatccacaggttccagcatgtactggctgccttggcttgataggagtgtgattgctgttagcagattatatatatatatatatatatatatatatatatatatatatatatatatatacacacacctccagaaatgcattttaaccccctatatgccactcagccccatgatagtGGGGGTCCCCCGCAgtagcactgcgggggatctgcatcctaaccctgctgcctgcctggaactgcatgtcccgggcgtcgggtgaTACGTattgcgcattcctgcactaaaccccgaatataggccgcacccccactttaaagacttaaagtgggggaaaaaagtgcggcctatataagggcaaatacggtacatctgCTATCATTAAAAAGCATTCTAAACTTAAGTGTAGCTGATGGCATAGAGACAAACGAGATATATGGTCACTCTCACAACGTGTTATACCACCCTATACCCCGATCCGCGCACCTAAATGACAACTTCCTTAATACGTTTAAACCATTACTTAATtggaaacctttttttaaattggcaCAAATTGACATACAAGGAAATACTTTACAAAATGGTTTTAATGCATGCACATCGGATACAACAATCAATAAATTTAATGAATTCAAATTATTTActgatgtaaacattttacaaaagctttttcatttttttctttgaatatatgGACTTGATGGAAAACTTCTACCATAATCAGtggcacataaaaaaaatgttttcccccCATGAACTCAAGATGATTCCAGAAAGACAGAACACACAATAAAAAGTAGCACTTGTTTCCTTGTCAGTTTCAAAATTAAACTATAAATCAGGTTGTGAACAGTCGTGAGCAATATTAACAGAAACCAGTCAGAAATAACAGTATAAAAATAGCCTGCAATCCAGTTATAAATGACTATCCAAAAGCAGAACATTTCTATCAGTTTAACAGGTTTTGGGTGTGTAGACTTTGGTACGATGCATGGAAATGTGCTATAGTTCATTTCACCACCTCTTCTAGTGAAGACGATCAGTAGACAAAGGCTCAGAGTTTTGTGGATGTCAGTTCAAAATGCGAAAAAAGTGCAATTAATATGCACGgatagcttttaaaaaaaaaaaaactaaatctgcTCGTTTAAACTCGTATCGGCAGAACATCGTTGCTGCATAGTCCCACACATCTCAAGATGTGGCCAAGatgtgctattttatttttggaaagagCAAAAGTGATATTGTGAAATAATTTCCAAGTGTATGCATGCTAAATCCACGCAGGACAGGAGCAGGCTGCTACCTGGTGTTGTTCGTTACACAATACTGATTTTGCTTCTGTTGAAGGAGCTCTGTGATGGCCAGGAGTTTCTTCAGAACGT
The DNA window shown above is from Spea bombifrons isolate aSpeBom1 chromosome 1, aSpeBom1.2.pri, whole genome shotgun sequence and carries:
- the CCNH gene encoding cyclin-H, with product MYHNSTQRKFWTFPSEDELARLRVQANGKCRARIRATGKPQLLEIFCLESQEELIICKYYEKRLIDFCNNFKPTMPKSVLGTACMYFKRFYLNNSVMEHHPRIIMLTCVFLACKVDEFNVSSAQFMGNLGENPLGQERILEQILEYELQLIQQLNFHLIVHNPYRPFEGYLIDLKTRYPVLGNPEVLRKAADDFLNRVALTDACLLFTPSLIALTAILSSASRAGLNVESYLTDVLSLKDNRDAMAQLLDGMRRLKILVTKYEYPKSEDVVVFKKKLEKCHSSEVALNVNTRKRKGFEDEGYVSKKPKTEEEEWSDDDLVDSL